A part of Maridesulfovibrio hydrothermalis AM13 = DSM 14728 genomic DNA contains:
- a CDS encoding ArnT family glycosyltransferase: MNNQSEPGLNLNSFCQKHWPLLLGLLLIFSAAVSFYGTGLNYFYDIDEPKYARAVYEMVTQGNFFAPMFDGIPRMEKPPLAYWAMYPFAWIASFSDFSGNALFLLRMPTVICSVFMVLGTALMGRKLFGAATGLLAGMMLQSSVLFKFMSVMIKVDVVFACCVTWACFFYLLRYLGDRSEGVAAGGAILTALGVLAKGPFAFLPLAGYVLAVGIRYNVNRKHELGESASFLSSLSPGGLIIAKWNDRKILFLWFLAGCIPFFLWLYAAWINSGFDYSQGLVGQFFHNTSTTGTKALDKLTRLDPYFDTLTVIFFPWGGYVFGTVFGIWRAVKEKFDEKYIFMVCIFIVYLLIFTLLFKLKSNRYMLPVLPILAILVCDWLVNAKRDKAYRTFFEMGFIWLCSMAALLGYRSFKSGNVSVNLADGVAVGQYMEFMIPFFIALACFFVILLVVSIKQYERPALHIIGASLGMVAVMPFYYNALPSYASLTENRPLPVMGQAVADKINEMVDGETLVLHRPFFIKTFPDVVYYLKKLDNGGRCMYSLGSSARPAEVVQALATPYIAADLFKKEYSDAEKYPSYSYFKNTKFKSAVLLLASHDFNEFNKFFESLPPMIRKMIEIEELDVLTVKWVEHRVRIVRFNPRKMK; the protein is encoded by the coding sequence ATGAACAATCAAAGTGAACCCGGTTTGAATTTGAATTCTTTTTGTCAAAAACACTGGCCTCTCCTGCTAGGATTATTGCTTATTTTTTCGGCCGCAGTCTCTTTTTATGGCACGGGGCTGAATTATTTTTATGATATTGACGAGCCGAAATATGCCCGCGCTGTCTACGAAATGGTTACGCAGGGCAATTTCTTTGCCCCAATGTTTGATGGTATTCCCCGTATGGAGAAGCCTCCTCTTGCTTATTGGGCTATGTATCCTTTTGCATGGATAGCTTCGTTCAGTGATTTCAGCGGCAATGCTCTTTTTCTGCTGCGTATGCCCACCGTTATCTGCTCTGTATTTATGGTCTTGGGTACTGCTTTGATGGGCAGGAAGCTTTTCGGAGCGGCAACCGGTCTGCTTGCCGGTATGATGCTGCAAAGCTCTGTTCTTTTTAAATTTATGTCCGTGATGATCAAAGTGGACGTTGTTTTTGCGTGCTGCGTAACATGGGCCTGTTTTTTTTATCTGCTCCGGTATCTGGGCGACAGGAGTGAAGGCGTAGCCGCCGGCGGGGCAATACTCACTGCTCTGGGAGTGCTGGCTAAAGGGCCTTTTGCCTTCCTGCCTTTGGCCGGGTATGTGCTGGCGGTAGGTATCCGCTATAATGTGAACAGAAAACACGAACTAGGCGAGTCTGCTTCATTTTTATCTTCACTGAGTCCCGGCGGTCTGATCATTGCCAAGTGGAATGACCGCAAAATACTTTTTCTGTGGTTTCTGGCGGGATGTATTCCTTTTTTCCTTTGGCTTTATGCTGCCTGGATTAATAGCGGTTTTGATTACTCGCAAGGTCTGGTGGGGCAGTTTTTTCATAACACCTCAACGACTGGCACAAAAGCCTTAGACAAGTTGACCCGTCTTGATCCTTATTTCGATACTCTGACCGTTATCTTTTTTCCCTGGGGCGGTTATGTGTTCGGTACGGTGTTTGGAATCTGGCGGGCAGTTAAAGAGAAATTTGATGAAAAGTATATTTTCATGGTTTGTATTTTTATAGTCTACCTGCTGATATTCACCTTACTTTTCAAGCTTAAGTCTAATCGGTATATGCTTCCCGTTCTTCCCATACTCGCAATTCTTGTCTGCGACTGGCTGGTTAATGCCAAGCGGGACAAAGCTTATAGAACTTTTTTTGAAATGGGGTTTATCTGGCTGTGCTCTATGGCGGCATTGCTTGGCTACCGCTCTTTCAAGTCAGGAAATGTCTCGGTCAATCTCGCTGACGGGGTGGCTGTTGGTCAATATATGGAATTTATGATTCCTTTTTTTATCGCCCTTGCCTGCTTTTTCGTTATTTTGCTTGTGGTCAGTATCAAGCAGTATGAACGTCCGGCTTTGCATATCATAGGGGCTTCACTGGGGATGGTTGCGGTAATGCCTTTTTATTACAATGCTCTTCCGTCGTATGCATCACTTACTGAAAACAGGCCTCTGCCGGTGATGGGGCAGGCTGTTGCAGATAAGATTAATGAAATGGTTGACGGAGAGACGCTTGTTCTTCATCGGCCCTTTTTTATCAAGACTTTTCCTGATGTGGTCTACTATCTGAAAAAGCTTGATAACGGCGGCAGGTGCATGTACTCGCTCGGTTCGAGTGCGCGTCCCGCAGAGGTCGTACAGGCTCTGGCAACGCCGTATATTGCCGCTGATCTTTTCAAGAAAGAGTATTCTGACGCGGAAAAGTACCCTTCATACAGTTACTTTAAAAATACTAAATTCAAAAGTGCGGTTCTTCTGCTTGCTTCACATGATTTTAATGAGTTCAATAAGTTTTTTGAATCTCTCCCGCCTATGATTAGAAAAATGATTGAAATTGAAGAACTGGATGTTTTGACCGTTAAATGGGTGGAGCATAGAGTGCGCATTGTCCGCTTTAACCCCAGGAAGATGAAGTAA